The following proteins are encoded in a genomic region of Alistipes shahii WAL 8301:
- a CDS encoding META domain-containing protein, whose translation MKKIFAAAALLLAMTACGGSQKKALPLEGTTWKLAKMEAIPAKAVDAEADFFTLQFSAADTLVSGRTNCNRFFGKYELKGQKLEFENLGMTRMACPEMQYEDAFVKMLDEVDGYEIKGEELKFYDDKKLLAEFRAVQDAAAQKK comes from the coding sequence ATGAAAAAGATTTTTGCAGCCGCAGCGCTGCTTTTAGCCATGACCGCCTGCGGCGGATCGCAGAAAAAGGCCCTTCCGCTGGAGGGCACGACGTGGAAACTTGCCAAAATGGAGGCGATTCCCGCCAAGGCCGTCGACGCCGAGGCCGATTTCTTCACCCTGCAATTCAGCGCCGCCGATACGCTCGTGTCGGGCCGTACCAACTGCAACCGCTTCTTCGGCAAGTACGAGCTGAAAGGGCAGAAGTTGGAGTTCGAGAATCTCGGCATGACCCGGATGGCCTGCCCCGAGATGCAGTACGAGGACGCTTTCGTGAAGATGCTCGACGAGGTGGACGGCTACGAGATCAAGGGCGAGGAGTTGAAATTCTACGACGACAAGAAGCTGCTTGCCGAGTTCCGCGCCGTGCAGGACGCTGCGGCTCAAAAGAAATAA
- the rpmA gene encoding 50S ribosomal protein L27 — MAHKKGVGSSKNGRESESKRLGIKLFGGQFAKAGNIIVRQRGTVHNAGENVGMGKDHTLFALVDGTVEFCKKGEGKSYVSVSPLSE; from the coding sequence TTCGAAGAACGGCCGTGAGTCGGAAAGCAAGCGACTCGGCATCAAACTGTTCGGCGGTCAGTTCGCAAAGGCGGGCAACATCATCGTTCGCCAGCGCGGCACGGTGCACAACGCCGGTGAAAACGTAGGCATGGGCAAGGACCACACGCTCTTCGCTCTCGTCGACGGAACGGTAGAATTCTGCAAGAAGGGCGAAGGAAAATCGTACGTAAGCGTTTCCCCGCTCAGCGAGTAA
- a CDS encoding helix-turn-helix domain-containing protein produces the protein MRRKNERYNEPVVRGVVAQLRELRHARNLSQKQVFTDTDINIGRIESGRGNISVSTLADLCAYYGIPLREFFERLEAGIASGE, from the coding sequence ATGCGGCGGAAAAACGAACGATACAACGAGCCTGTGGTCCGGGGCGTGGTCGCGCAGCTGCGCGAACTGCGCCATGCGCGCAACCTCTCCCAAAAGCAGGTCTTCACCGACACCGACATCAATATCGGCCGGATCGAATCCGGACGCGGGAACATCTCGGTCTCGACGCTTGCCGACCTGTGCGCCTACTACGGAATCCCGCTCCGGGAATTTTTCGAACGACTCGAAGCAGGAATCGCTTCCGGAGAATGA